The sequence AGATATGGTAATGAACCACAACTGATTAAGAAGCTGTCATTTCCCTGAAACTTCACATTGCCCGTTCAATGGGAAGCCATATGTCTCAGCCTATTTCTTTATTACAAGTCTGTTTCACGAGGGCGCAGTTGCAGCATATGACATTCACGCACCTTTTCGTGGCACGCTTTAAGTACTATAAATGAAACACATTTCCCTTGCTTTCCCCCACACTCAGGATCACCCAGGGACGGCCAGTCGGGCCCGTCTCCCAGTGACCAGGCCCGGACACTGCAGAGGCAGGTGGGGCGACCACAACAGAACCCAGCCACCGGAAgtttctctccagcctctggctctGGCCCTGCATCAGACAGGTTTGGGCCCTTCTATTTTCCCCTGTATCTCTGGGTGTTCTCCTCAGCCATGAAAACATTGAACCTTTCCCAATCCCCCAGCCACTCGTGCCGGCAGTGACAGCCAGCGGCCGCGCGTTCCACAGGCTAGCTATGCCCTGCCTAACCAAGTGCTGATCGATCGGGGTGACACGTATCTGTCGTTCAGTTTCACCACCACGCACTAGGACGTGGCCACCTGGGcacaaggggctgcagggaacaggGCTCACAGCATGGTCTATGGTATCACTTGAGAACTGGGGCCCGGGCTGAGGTACAGACCGTTCCTGCAGCAACGCGTCCCACTGCACATCCTGTCTGACTGGGCCCAGCAGGACCTGCGCCCCGCCCCGTACAGCCAAGCACTAGCAGGGAGGGCAGCCGAGGGAACATACCTCTTGCAGCAGGCGTTGGTCCAGGCAGTCTCCGTCGGCGTTGAAGAGCGAGTCCCAGCTCTCCTCTGCCGCAGCACTGCTGTCGCTCTGGGCTCCGTCACTTGGCTGCTCAGGTGCTTCTGTGCTGCCGTCCCAGCAGGACGTGCTGCCTTCGGTCACACCACCGTCCTCTTCCCCTTCCGGCCCCGGCTCTCCATCCGCTCGCAAGCCATGCGATGGCCTCGCCACCCCGCCTGCACAGGCCACCTCCTCGGCCAAGCTCCCGGCCGAGCGGCTGCCTGGGATCTCCAGAGACCGGCTGCACTCACTGCtcccatgagctcccagtgcaccCGAGCTGCAGGGCATCTCCGCCCCACACAGCGCTGCGCTGCCTCTGGCCTCGTCCACACGCTCCAGCGGGGCCCTGGTGCCAGAGTCTGTCCTATTGGATGTGCTACGCACTCTCGCCCCGGCATGCTCAGGCAGGCCTCCCTCTAGAGCAGCAGCAGCGCTCCCCCTCTCGCTGTCAGACAGGCTGCCTGCCCTCCTGCACAGTGGATCTGCGGCGCCCTCCGCTGCAAGCTCGCACACGCTTCCTGCGCCCTCCCCTCTGAGCTGGCACGCGCTTCCTGCGCTCTCCCCGCTCGGATCTGCGGCACTCTCTCCTCTGAGCTGGCACGCGCTTCCTGCGCTCTCCCCGCTCGGATCTGCGGCACTCTCCCCTCTGAGCTGGCACGCGCTTCCTGCGCTCTCCCCGCTCGGATCTGCGGCACCCTCCCCTCTGAGCTCACATGTGCTTCCTGCACTCTCCCCGCTCGGATCTGCGGTACCTTCCCCTCTGAGCTGGCACGTGCTTCCTGCGCTCTCCCCGCTCGGATCTGCGGCACCCTCCCCTCTGAGCTCACATGTGCTTCCTGCGCTCTCCCCGCTCGGATCTGCGGCGCCTTCCCCTCTGAGCTCGCACACGCCTCCTGCGCTCTCCCGGCTCGGATCTGCAGCACCCTCCCCTCTGAGCTCACACACGGTTCCTGCGCTCTCCCCGCTCGGATCTGCGGCACTCTCCCCTCTGAGCTCACACACGCTTCCTGCGCTCTCCCCGCTCGGATCTGCGGCACCCTCCCCTCTGAGCTGGCACGTGCTTCCTGCGCTCTCCCGGCTCGGATCTGCGGCGCCCTCCCCTCTGAGCTGGCACGCGCTTCCTGCGCTCTCCCCGCTCGGATCTGCGGCGCCCTCCCCTCTGAGCTGGCACGCGCTTCCTGCGCTCTCCCTGCTCGGATCTGCGGCACCCTCCCCTCTGAGCTCACATGTGCTTCCTGCGCTCTCCCCGCTCGGATCTGCGGCACTCTCCCCTCTGAGCTCGCATACGCCTCCTGCGCTCTCCCGGCTCGGATCTGCGGCACCCTCCCCTCTGAGCTCACACGCGCTTCCTGCACTCTCCCCGCTCGGATCTGCGGCACCCTTCCCACTGAGCTGGCACGCGCTTCCTGCGCTCTCCCTGCTTGGAGCTGCCCCCTCACATGGCTGATCTGCAGCACCCTCCTCTTGAAGCTTGCACGCGCTTCCTGCTCTCTCCCCTCTCGGATCTGTGGCACTCTCCCCTCTGAGCTCACACGCGCTTCCTGCACTCTCCCTGCTCGGATCTGCGGCACCCTCCCCTCTGAGCTCACACACTGTTCCTGTGCTCTCTCCGCTCGGATCTGTGGCACCCTCCCCTCTGAGCTCACACACTGTTCCTGTGCTCTCCCCGCTCGGATCTGTGGCGCCCTCCCCTCTGAGCTCGCACACGGTTCCTGTGCTCTCCCCGCTCGGATCtgtggccccctcccctctgAGCTCACACGCGCTTCCTGCGCTCTCCCCGCTCGGATCtgtggccccctcccctctgAGCTCACACACTGTTCCTGTGCTCTCCCCGCTCAGATCTGTGGCGCCCTCCCCTCTGAGCTCACACGCGCTTCCTGCGCTCTCCCCGCTCGGATCTGTGGCACTCTCCCCTCTGAGCTCACACGCGCTTCCTGCGCtctccctgctcaaagctggaatGCTCTTGCCTGCACATTCGGATGCGCTACCTGTGCTCCCCCCTGCCTGCTCTGATGTTTCATCCCTGCTCTCATTCCTAGGTTGAGAGGAAGTGCCTAGCTGGGCCAGTGGGCCCCCACGCCTCTGCTCCTGTGcgtgctcttcccctccccatggtGGCACAAGCAGGGGACTAGATGTTTCCTCCGACAGATGGGAACAAGTTCCAGTACCTGTTCTTGAATCCCAGCACCTGGGGCTTAGCTCCTTGAGCCCTGGCTTGTTGGACACCTGCTCCTCACTACCCCCTGGCCGAGCAGGAGCCTGACCCAGGCGGGACTCCTGAGGGCTGGGCTGATCACTGTGGAGGTTTGTTTCCAGCCGCCCACACGGCTGCTCCTCTGGGGCCAGATGGTTTTGGTGGAGTGTGACGCGctgatcccagccctgggcagagGCTCCTTCGGGCTGCCCTGGAGCGCTGCCCCGTTTGCTGTTGCGCTTCCTTGTTTTCCCCTCTGACCTCCTCCCCTCTCTGGCCACGTGCTCGCGGGCTCCAGCGCTGGGGCTCTGCCTCTCGCAGCGGCCTTTGGCACCCTCCTTCTGCAGCACGCGGCggttttcctcctccctccggctCCCCATCGCCCACGCAGCGCTGGCCGCGCCCACTCCTTGGGCTGCCATCTCCCGTCGTGCTTTGGGCACGTAGAGGGCCATGTCGGGCTTCCTGGGCCGGGCCCggctcttctccccctcctgctgcaTGGTGCCACCTCCGCCTGCAAGGGAGAGAGAGCATTCATTCACTGCCACAGCAGCAGTGCTACAGGACCCCCGGGCCGGGCCGACGCGACCCCCGGGCCAGGCAGGCAGTTGGGGGCCTGGGATAAAATCCCAAACTAAGGCCCCCTCCCTTCCAACCCATCACCATGGAGACAAAaggggccctggggagggggctggagagcTAGCCTGCCCCACActtgccctgctgcagcagctcctgtccctcagGCTGGGCCCTGccgcccttccctccccacagggGTGGCCAGGCTGAATTGGAGTGAGTGGTGCTGCGACCCCACAAGCCAGGTCTCTACACCGCTCACTcaaaccccagggctccagggccTCCGACAAactacccctcccctccctggccccgGAGTTATCCAGTAAACAAATGACCTGAACCCCGGAAGCCCTGGATCGCGCAGCACGGCACCCGTAGGGGACACACAGCGCACAGACCACAGTGCCAGACACTCTCCCCAGTGCTAAGGTGACTCTGACCTCAGGAAAGGAAGGACTGGGTGCCCCGAGCAAGGCTAGTTAATATGCCTCCCCTCCCTAGCCCACCCCCCCGGCTACGACATACTGCCCCACAGGGAACACAACACTGCGCCAAGATGGCACCAGCACCCCAGTGAgcccttcccagcccagctcccaacTCGGTAACCCCACAGCCTGCAGCTCACTGTAATAGCCAACACCAGGGGCTCAGCCCCACAGGCCCCGCTGCTCAGCCCACTACTTTCCTGGAGGTTTTTAAGCAGCACAAGGTTGCCTCTATCACTGCCCATGCCCACTGGGTTACGGGCCCGCGTTTGCAGAGCCACCCGAAGACAATCAGTACTGAACTCTGCCGGGGCACCTCACCTGCCTCCAGAACGGGCTCACGAGGGGCCGGGAACACAGCTGCGCCCAGACAGCAACAGGAGAACGGCGCCAAGGGCTCCACGCTGCCCGTGCCAGCTGGGTTACAGGTCTGCGCTTGGAGAGCCATCGTAAGacaatcataagaacataaaaacggccagactgggtcagaccaaaggtccatctagcccagtgtcctgtctgccgacagtggccagtgccaggtgccccagagggaatgaacaaaacagagaatcatccagtgacccatcccccgtcgcccattcccagctcctggcaaacagaggctagggacaccatcagtACGGAGACAATCAGCAAATTTCCTTCTCATGCCTTGGCCCCAGTGGTAGACgctctgcctctgtcccccaaTGCCCATGCAGCCCCACTGCCTACAGCGAGCACAGACAGGTGTCACTGACGggccccagcactggggctcaggcCCAAGGAGGGAGAGGTTGGCTGGGCTAAGGAGCAAAAAGCAGGAAACCGTTATTAATGTCATTAAGGCGAGAGACGGCCCCAAGCCCCGATCAGCAGAGACGACCCCTCTACCTCAGGGCAGCTCTGCCGAGTAGGAGGCGGCTGGTTTGTAGTCACTGTTCACGGCAGGACCAGCTAAGGACACAGCTGTCCTACTGACACCATCTACACGCAGTCTCCTGTAGACATCAGCTCTGCTGCTAACATGGCCCTACAGATGGTCTCGCAGAGCCAAACACCCCCGGGACATCTGAACGTGCGCTTGCGGAAGCGCATTCTAATAGCTTATCATTCAGGGTTTGTATttgctggcctggcctggtgcCGTTCCTCACTGAGGACTAGCCTCTTGCCTGGGTTACACGTTTGCTCCGTTTTACTGACCTTTTGAGGGCATTTGGCGCCGTAACAACTGCAGGGCAGTCAAGCTGTCCTGTGTGCAACACCCAACTGACATCTACCTCAGCTACCAAATCTCTCTgtctcacccccacccacaccacaAACAACATTTTCCGCCCTGTGTAGTTACTGGAGGCCTGGGAAGCATCCCGAGTGTGGAAGAGAGGAAAGACGGAGGCCGTTGAGTGGAGACAGGAGAGGAATAAGAGGCAGGAAGAGACAGATGCAGATgaagcctgggacagagcagggagctCAGGCACCAAGATTTACCTTTCAAGAACAAGAGAGTCAGTGGAACTGAGCATCGAGACTTTTGAAGCGGACACAAAGAAACGCTGCTCTGAGAACACACGCTTAGCCAGAAGACCTCAGTGCCACCAGGTACCCCGGGGCCGAGCGCGGGGCGGCTCAGCGAAGGAGCAGCCGTGTAATGAGGCTTCTCACACCTGGCTCTGAAGCAGCAGGTGGGGAGTGCACCAAGCCAGAGCCATCAGGCAGAAGGAATGAACCTGCTCCTGCACAGAGGGGTCACAGCCCAGgaacccccagcccctccaccccacacagaGCCAGAGGGAGCCTGGCCCTGAGCACATGGAGCTCTCACCAGCACAGCTTGGGGTTGCCTTAGCTTAGGGGCAGGCGAGAGACACTCAAGGGAACACACTGCAACTTTTCCTCTCAGGCGCCTCCGGCAGTgcacccgcccccttccccagccaggccctggcctacagagccatCCATTAGAGAGGTCAGTGAGTAATTAGCTGGGCTGTAACGAAGCTACATTCATCAGCCCAAGAATCAATTCTCTCCTGAACATCTGCGCCTACGAGCCCCTCTCTGGCAGCACCTTCCCGGCTCTCTGCCATCTGCAGAGGCAGCACCAGACACGCTCagtctctgccctgccccttagCCAGGGCACGGGGCGATCTGGGGCACACGTAGGGTTGGCGAGCGCAGACCCAGGGCGCACAGCCCTCCCCTGCCAAGCTGGCACATTCTCCGGTAAGCAGCCGTGGCAGAGCAATAACCACACGTGGCGATCCCATGCGAGGAGCCATTTCCCAGCCAGGAAGGGTCACTACCCCAttctactgatggggaaactgaggcagccacaCACCACcgacccaaggtcacagagcgacgctgtggcagagctgggagcaaacccaggagtcccgactcCCTGTCCTGTGCTCCAACCACTAGTCCACGCTGCCTGCAGCTTGGCCACGCAAGGTGGCGGAGCCCTACTCGCCTGCTGCACCTTCCTGGCAgagatttatttttcataatCTTTGGCACAAAGAAGTGGCTTGCTATCTGCCAGGCCCCAGACCCCTATCAATATGCATCAGGCAGTGTTTATGGAGACGGATGGCTCAGGGGTCTGTCCTGTGGTTCAGGGGAAGAGAGCGTGGGGGAGGGGCGTGGCCTTGTGATTAATCACTGCCCACTCTGTTTAGGGGTATCCATCACAGGCCGCTGTCAGGTAAATCACTAGAAAAACACCTCTCCAGTAATTAATGTGAAGTGACGGATGGACAGCTCCCGGGCCCATTAATCTGGAACCTCAGAGCCGCCCGAGATTACGAACGTCAGGATGCAGAAACTGCCGGCGGATCAATAGGGCCAGGAATCCATCCAAGGTTCTCATTTCCGAGGCACCTCCGGTGCATTaggctccttcccctgccccccgccccaactgaAAACGGATCCCTCCAGAACCAACAGCAGGCGCCAGGGGGCTGGCTGAAGAGGGGCAGGAGTGTGCCGCTGACAGCTCTGGCCAGGGCCCCGGAGCAGCTCCCAAGGGCTCCTGGCGGGGTCCCCGTCCCACTTTACACGCAGCACAGACAGTCCTCTGCCCACCTCTCACGGCTccacagtgagaacagagcaGACGCAGGGAGCCAGCGCTCCGGGGCTGGAAGGGAAGGGCAGCTCGGCTGCACTCCTTGGGCTGGCAGTGCCGGGAAGGCAGGCGCACACCCACAGCAGGCCAAACCCCAGGTGCACTTTGTGGTCAGGCCTCAGCCACGGCCCAATTGTCGGTTAGAAAGTGTCCCAGCTGCAGGGCCGCCTGTTCCGCCAAATCTCATTCCATCCtgctgatggatggatggatggccggccggccggccgccTGGGGAAAGCAGCCATTGCAGGCAGCTCCCCTGCAGCCTGTATGATGGATGAGTCTCTCATGGCTCTCCCCAACCTGCCGGCACTCCAGGCCCCAGGAGATGGAGACATGCTCAGGCACAAACACCCAGCCCCCTTTGCTCACGCCAGTGGCCAGCCCAGGCCCCGGCAGTCTCACCCTTCTCAGCGGGACCCCTATCCCCACGCAGCGCAGTGACCGCCAAACGACTCTGCGACGGTCGTGCTGCTGAAAGGTACCGAGGCACAGCCCTGCGGGTGGAAGCCCACGTGACCCGCCGTGCCCAGCGCTgagctggaggaagggaagggagcgCCGTCTCTGGCCTCCACCCACGCCGTTTGAACTTTCGTCCGGGAGTGCCAGCAAGAGGGCCGTTAGTGCCGGCTCCCCGGGGGTTTGGGCAGTGGGCACACATTCCACCACCCCTGCAGCAGCCGGAGAGCCTGTCGGAGAGCATCGCCCAGGGGACCAGACAGCAGCTAGCTACGCGACAGGGAAGGCTCCATGCCCCACTTTAGCGCTGCACAGAAGGAAGGCAGCCGGCCCATGCAGGACGGGCCCTGAAGCAGAGGACGAGAAGCCGGCCCCTTTGTCTAGCCAAAGATATGCATGCAGCCTGTGTCATTCCACTGGCAGAATGGTCCCTTCTTTCTACTGACTGCCTAGAAGCCGCCCACAGCCTGGGTAGGTCATTTCTCAGCACCAAGGCAGGAACCTGAAGGGCAGCTCAGGGGAGGCAGCGGCGCTGGGCTTCGCCATGGACTCTGGGGGCCTTTCTAAGCCAGTGAGTTTTCACTCTGCAGAGTTTACAGGGTACGTACAGTATTTCATGGGGACTCTCACGGGACCGGTCTGCCTGCCCCACGCAGAGCAGTGCCCAGCTGTACACCGAGGCCTCCAGAACCAGCGGCATGAGCCCTGACAGCGCTGGCCAAGCAATGCCCTGCACTCATTTCACTATCGGGGGTATCCGAAAAATGCCACTGCCCAAAGTGGACAGGGATACGGTAAAGCGGGACACCTTCACTGTGGCATTGGCCAATCTACGGCAGGTCAATGAGCAGCATGAATGGTCCAGctcaaacagcagcagctcctccgaaGGATCGTGAAGCTCTGTTAGCTTTGGGGAAAGCTAGGATCCCCCAGCACACCCTGCCCCATCACTGCCAAGGGGCAATGGGGCAGAGCTCCGGCACACAGCAGCCTCCCtagcccctctgctcctcacccAAAGGTGCAGGGACAACGATCTGCCCCAGGCAGGCGGGCTAGCACAGCCCTGACTGCCCTTCCCAGGAATGAGACACGCTCAGCAAGAAGCAAGGGCAAAGAACTCCTGAGGGCTCCGAGCTCACTCACCCAGGTTAGCTTTCAGCAGGGCACCCACCGCCACCTCTCCGCCAGGGCttctccctgccagcccagcAGTTCAGCGCCACCGTTTCTCTATCTAGCGGGAAAAGAGCTGGTCCCCCAACCGGCCTGAGAAACTCCCCGCAGGCCAGAAGGGCTCCCCCACTGCACCTAGCTGCAGCTCTCCTACGGAGCAGTCCGCCCTGGGGACCCCACGCCCCACTGGGACCCCGAGGTCAGCTCCCTCCTTGCTGCTGCCACACACTCCAGCGCCAGCATCCTCTGGACCAGCCTTCCCCCCAGCTCAGCAGGGCCGGCAGCCGGCTAGGCTCAGGCCAGCTTCCCAGCTCCAGGTCACTGGCTGACCGCGGCCGCCTTTCTCTAGACCCAAAGCTGCACACAGTCACCCTTCCTGAGAGCTGGGATGCAGAGGGGAGCTGCTAGGACAGGGGACAGGCCCGGAGCCTCCCCCATCAGCAGCAGCACTCGGCTGGAGCAGCTACACGCAGTCCCAGTCACCTCCAAGGAGAACCGTCCTATTCAGGATTTACGGCCTTCTCAGAAGAGCGGATTCCCTTTCAGcttgcctccccctcccagccagatGGGATCAATTAGCAAGCGCCTGGTGCTGGGaggagcctccccccaccccccggccagcCAGCTCTCCACTTGGGCACAGCCTCGCACTCCTCTAGTGCCAGAGCCAGCCACACGTCCAGCGGCGTACGAGCACACGGAGAGGCCACGGCAGGCCGGGCACAAAGCACTCTCCTCTCAGCAGATTCCCAGCGGGGATATGGGTCACACACCGGCAGCCGGGGGCAGGTGGACCACACCACAGCTGGTGCAGCGTatgccaggagcagggctgctcGTTTCAGGGCCAGTGGGGTCACTGCACCAGGCGGCCCATGGGGACCCCAGGAGTGTGGGACACCGTGCAGGGAACATGCTGCAGCATGCGGAGGTTTATTTCACAGGGTAACGCAGCTCATACCCCCAGCCCATTACACACTCCACTGCACGGCCCGGCCACGCGTCACCACCAACCCATTTCACGCTCCGGGGGCAGGGCAACGGCCCTCGGCTCCATCTCATTCACACTGCACTGAGCAGGTAACCTCACAGCTCACTCCCTCACACTGCCGGTGCCCACCACACAGCATGGAGGCTCCCGGACCAGCTGAGCAAGCCGCCACCCAGAGGAGCCCAAAGACGCCTCTGTGCTGTGCCCTGccgtgaccaagtgggactgttcttaatgtttcctctgaatactgtgtgggtgcctcagtttcccctttgcatTTCTTAAGTCGCTAGGTGGTGAGATAAGGGGGTgtaattgttgcagagcaaagggccagtgcacctaaatggccaacactctgtctcctggcaactaatggccggggcccttcccccctgcaaggagaTAGCTAAAGGTGCTGGAGAACAAAGAAATCAGGTGACCgcctggcccgggaaagggacaaagcccagaAGAGGAGGGGTGGAGGGTGAGTCagttttggagctggctggggacgtggagtgaagctgcaggagaagcagcagcagcatgaactGACGAGGGAGtggaaatgcataggggaaactgaggcaccctacagtattcagaggaaacattaagaacagtcccgcTTCGTCACACCTGCCATGTACAGAAACGCCAGGGACAGAGAGCACACGCAGGTGCGCAGCAGAGGCAGTGGGGCTCCAATCTCCGAAGGCAGCACCAGCATGGACTCGCTCTGCAGGCTCTGGCTCGACCCCCAGCCAAACCCAGAGCAGGGGCTGAGACCTGCCTGGACTCACATCTGTACATTTCTGCAGGGCCATGCCTCGCTAGTGTGCTCCAGTccgccagactagatgatccaggaGCACCACCCAGGGCCAAGGAAGGTAGGTTGGCCCAGCAGCAGCCAAAGCCCAGTCACATACGGAGCCCGAGGTTGCACCAGCGAAGGCCTGTTGTGCAGAGCCCGGCCTTCAGCAAAAGTCCAGCTCCACCTCATCAAATCAGCGAAAGGCAGCGCCGAGCCTGGGACAGAGTGGGCTGGTTCGGTTCAAAGAACCGGGCCAGGGGGTTGCAGGGCTCCGGGTAGGTCACGGGCTGCCATGACAACACGCGGGAAGATTCCAGACGAGGGGAAACATTTATAGGTAAAATCAAACTGTGTTTCACCTGGTTAATGTCAATGGATGAGGCTGCCCCTGCCCAGGACGCTGCTCACATGGGAGAGGAGACGTGGACTGGAAGGAGCAAGCTTTACCACCATCTCCTGGGGCCCTGCAGCCACCGGACACCACCCTCGGCATCCCTGCCAGAGAGGGAACCGATGCCATCCCCCCTCCAACAGCACCGCTACATTCTGACCAGCACCTGGCACAGGAGCCTTGGCTGCCTGCTGTCGCCCCACCCCGCGTCCTTTGCTGCCCCACCTTAGTTCCCCCTCTCGTCTCTCTTTCACTTCTGTGTCAAGAGTCTGACTCCACTTTGCAACgctgctgtgagcctgtgaccaCCAAGACAGCTAAAAGCCACGCCTGCCGCGGGCACACATGCGCCAGGTGTC is a genomic window of Chrysemys picta bellii isolate R12L10 chromosome 7, ASM1138683v2, whole genome shotgun sequence containing:
- the R3HCC1L gene encoding coiled-coil domain-containing protein R3HCC1L isoform X2; the protein is MASDGESTMALGGGGTMQQEGEKSRARPRKPDMALYVPKARREMAAQGVGAASAAWAMGSRREEENRRVLQKEGAKGRCERQSPSAGAREHVAREGRRSEGKTRKRNSKRGSAPGQPEGASAQGWDQRVTLHQNHLAPEEQPCGRLETNLHSDQPSPQESRLGQAPARPGGSEEQVSNKPGLKELSPRCWDSRTGTGTCSHLSEETSSPLLVPPWGGEEHAQEQRRGGPLAQLGTSSQPRNESRDETSEQAGGSTGSASECAGKSIPALSRESAGSACELRGESATDPSGESAGSACELRGEGATDLSGESTGTVCELRGEGATDPSGESAGSACELRGEGATDPSGESTGTVCELRGEGATDPSGESTGTVCELRGEGATDPSGESTGTVCELRGEGAADPSRESAGSACELRGESATDPRGERAGSACKLQEEGAADQPCEGAAPSRESAGSACQLSGKGAADPSGESAGSACELRGEGAADPSRESAGGVCELRGESAADPSGESAGSTCELRGEGAADPSRESAGSACQLRGEGAADPSGESAGSACQLRGEGAADPSRESAGSTCQLRGEGAADPSGESAGSVCELRGESAADPSGESAGTVCELRGEGAADPSRESAGGVCELRGEGAADPSGESAGSTCELRGEGAADPSGESAGSTCQLRGEGTADPSGESAGSTCELRGEGAADPSGESAGSACQLRGESAADPSGESAGSACQLRGESAADPSGESAGSACQLRGEGAGSVCELAAEGAADPLCRRAGSLSDSERGSAAAALEGGLPEHAGARVRSTSNRTDSGTRAPLERVDEARGSAALCGAEMPCSSGALGAHGSSECSRSLEIPGSRSAGSLAEEVACAGGVARPSHGLRADGEPGPEGEEDGGVTEGSTSCWDGSTEAPEQPSDGAQSDSSAAAEESWDSLFNADGDCLDQRLLQELSGGEKPRSSLQEPRFDYCGWQPAELDLSHSELPHVIEIYDFPQDFGTADLLRVFCSYQKKGFDIKWVDDTHALGIFSSPIAARDALTSRHVMVKTRPLAQGTRAAKAKAKACADLLQPAKERPETSAALARRLVIGALGVRSSQSRAEREAERKKLQEARERKRLENKRREDVWEGRD
- the R3HCC1L gene encoding coiled-coil domain-containing protein R3HCC1L isoform X1, with amino-acid sequence MASDGESTMALAQTCNPAGTGSVEPLAPFSCCCLGAAVFPAPREPVLEAGGGGTMQQEGEKSRARPRKPDMALYVPKARREMAAQGVGAASAAWAMGSRREEENRRVLQKEGAKGRCERQSPSAGAREHVAREGRRSEGKTRKRNSKRGSAPGQPEGASAQGWDQRVTLHQNHLAPEEQPCGRLETNLHSDQPSPQESRLGQAPARPGGSEEQVSNKPGLKELSPRCWDSRTGTGTCSHLSEETSSPLLVPPWGGEEHAQEQRRGGPLAQLGTSSQPRNESRDETSEQAGGSTGSASECAGKSIPALSRESAGSACELRGESATDPSGESAGSACELRGEGATDLSGESTGTVCELRGEGATDPSGESAGSACELRGEGATDPSGESTGTVCELRGEGATDPSGESTGTVCELRGEGATDPSGESTGTVCELRGEGAADPSRESAGSACELRGESATDPRGERAGSACKLQEEGAADQPCEGAAPSRESAGSACQLSGKGAADPSGESAGSACELRGEGAADPSRESAGGVCELRGESAADPSGESAGSTCELRGEGAADPSRESAGSACQLRGEGAADPSGESAGSACQLRGEGAADPSRESAGSTCQLRGEGAADPSGESAGSVCELRGESAADPSGESAGTVCELRGEGAADPSRESAGGVCELRGEGAADPSGESAGSTCELRGEGAADPSGESAGSTCQLRGEGTADPSGESAGSTCELRGEGAADPSGESAGSACQLRGESAADPSGESAGSACQLRGESAADPSGESAGSACQLRGEGAGSVCELAAEGAADPLCRRAGSLSDSERGSAAAALEGGLPEHAGARVRSTSNRTDSGTRAPLERVDEARGSAALCGAEMPCSSGALGAHGSSECSRSLEIPGSRSAGSLAEEVACAGGVARPSHGLRADGEPGPEGEEDGGVTEGSTSCWDGSTEAPEQPSDGAQSDSSAAAEESWDSLFNADGDCLDQRLLQELSGGEKPRSSLQEPRFDYCGWQPAELDLSHSELPHVIEIYDFPQDFGTADLLRVFCSYQKKGFDIKWVDDTHALGIFSSPIAARDALTSRHVMVKTRPLAQGTRAAKAKAKACADLLQPAKERPETSAALARRLVIGALGVRSSQSRAEREAERKKLQEARERKRLENKRREDVWEGRD
- the R3HCC1L gene encoding coiled-coil domain-containing protein R3HCC1L isoform X3 translates to MQQEGEKSRARPRKPDMALYVPKARREMAAQGVGAASAAWAMGSRREEENRRVLQKEGAKGRCERQSPSAGAREHVAREGRRSEGKTRKRNSKRGSAPGQPEGASAQGWDQRVTLHQNHLAPEEQPCGRLETNLHSDQPSPQESRLGQAPARPGGSEEQVSNKPGLKELSPRCWDSRTGTGTCSHLSEETSSPLLVPPWGGEEHAQEQRRGGPLAQLGTSSQPRNESRDETSEQAGGSTGSASECAGKSIPALSRESAGSACELRGESATDPSGESAGSACELRGEGATDLSGESTGTVCELRGEGATDPSGESAGSACELRGEGATDPSGESTGTVCELRGEGATDPSGESTGTVCELRGEGATDPSGESTGTVCELRGEGAADPSRESAGSACELRGESATDPRGERAGSACKLQEEGAADQPCEGAAPSRESAGSACQLSGKGAADPSGESAGSACELRGEGAADPSRESAGGVCELRGESAADPSGESAGSTCELRGEGAADPSRESAGSACQLRGEGAADPSGESAGSACQLRGEGAADPSRESAGSTCQLRGEGAADPSGESAGSVCELRGESAADPSGESAGTVCELRGEGAADPSRESAGGVCELRGEGAADPSGESAGSTCELRGEGAADPSGESAGSTCQLRGEGTADPSGESAGSTCELRGEGAADPSGESAGSACQLRGESAADPSGESAGSACQLRGESAADPSGESAGSACQLRGEGAGSVCELAAEGAADPLCRRAGSLSDSERGSAAAALEGGLPEHAGARVRSTSNRTDSGTRAPLERVDEARGSAALCGAEMPCSSGALGAHGSSECSRSLEIPGSRSAGSLAEEVACAGGVARPSHGLRADGEPGPEGEEDGGVTEGSTSCWDGSTEAPEQPSDGAQSDSSAAAEESWDSLFNADGDCLDQRLLQELSGGEKPRSSLQEPRFDYCGWQPAELDLSHSELPHVIEIYDFPQDFGTADLLRVFCSYQKKGFDIKWVDDTHALGIFSSPIAARDALTSRHVMVKTRPLAQGTRAAKAKAKACADLLQPAKERPETSAALARRLVIGALGVRSSQSRAEREAERKKLQEARERKRLENKRREDVWEGRD